From Diospyros lotus cultivar Yz01 chromosome 4, ASM1463336v1, whole genome shotgun sequence, a single genomic window includes:
- the LOC127800375 gene encoding FCS-Like Zinc finger 15, which produces MAGLSIVLEKSSKVASKSNPQVINKVNMIIKASRRNSPSTPPLLDAGFLDHCILCRRKLLPGNDIYMYKGDRAFCSVECRCTQILMDEEESSTGSGNSNNATIARRDNCSSSSSRSGKSARNLANGFAY; this is translated from the exons ATGGCGGGATTAAGCATAGTTCTAGAGAAGTCCAGCAAGGTTGCTAGCAAGAGCAACCCACAAGTCATCAACAAGGTCAACATGATCATCAAAGCCTCTCGTCGGAATTCTCCATCGACGCCGCCCCTCCTTGACGCCGGCTTTCTCGATCACTGCATCCTCTGCCGGAGAAAGCTCTTGCCCGGCAACGACATCTACATGTACAA AGGGGATAGAGCGTTTTGCAGCGTGGAGTGCAGGTGCACGCAAATACTGATGGACGAAGAAGAAAGCAGTACGGGCAGTGGAAATAGCAATAATGCGACTATTGCCAGAAGGGACAACTGTTCATCGTCGTCGTCTCGGAGCGGTAAATCGGCCAGAAATCTGGCGAACGGCTTCGCCTACTGA